A window of the Gossypium hirsutum isolate 1008001.06 chromosome A05, Gossypium_hirsutum_v2.1, whole genome shotgun sequence genome harbors these coding sequences:
- the LOC107907280 gene encoding E3 ubiquitin-protein ligase At1g12760 isoform X1 yields the protein MDVCSLELHSENQTETCPLLMERSDNFSEHAIDILTSSDTSSNLSRETTSNGLDVFQREDRLSSSTRVIGSQPSTSSSNGTNSRTPSVVRRGEARRRRSPLNSGLWISIELVLTVSQIVASVIVLALSRNEHPRTPLFAWIVGYASGCVATLPLLYWRYRHRNQASEQDSAQHRNTSRINVPAGPFSLSVTRTTDGADHHNATTNSRGGQSAGVSSARIKALVEYFKMVLDCFFAVWFVVGNVWIFGGHSSANEAPNMYRLCIVFLAISCIGYAMPFILCATICCCLPCIISVLGFREDLSQTRGATSESINALPTYKFKVKKSRNGDGREINLGAGEGGVVAAGTEKERVISGEDAICCICLAKYANNDELRELPCSHFMHKECVDKWLKINASCPLCKSEVGENLLDAISGTSATILSSLSGPNDNQRRGERRTGNGYTSSSSSSSSMF from the exons ATGGATGTTTGCTCTTTGGAACTGCATTCCGAAAATCAAACTGAGACCTGTCCATTGTTAATGGAGCGATCAGACAACTTTAGTGAACATGCTATTGACATACTGACGAGTAGTGATACTTCATCAAACTTGTCTCGTGAAACAACTTCGAATGGTTTGGATGTCTTCCAGCGTGAAGACAGACTTTCTAGTAGTACAAGAGTGATAGGTTCTCAACCTTCAACATCTTCTTCCAATGGCACAAACTCAAGAACCCCTTCTGTCGTCAGGAGAGGGGAAGCCCGTCGCCGTCGGAGTCCATTGAATTCTGGTTTGTGGATTTCTATTGAACTAGTTCTTACAGTGAGCCAGATTGTAGCATCTGTTATTGTCCTGGCTTTGTCAAGGAATGAGCATCCCCGTACTCCGTTGTTTGCATGGATTGTGGGTTATGCTTCTGGATGTGTAGCAACCCTCCCTCTTCTTTATTGGCGTTATCGGCATCGTAACCAGGCTTCTGAGCAAGACTCAGCTCAACATCGCAACACTTCACGCATTAATGTCCCTGCCGGACCCTTTTCTCTCTCTGTCACTAGGACTACTGATGGGGCTGATCATCATAATGCAACTACAAATAGTAGAGGTGGTCAAAGTGCAGGAGTTTCAAGTGCAAG AATTAAGGCACTAGTTGAATACTTCAAAATGGTTTTAGATTGCTTCTTTGCTGTTTGGTTTGTGGTTGGCAATGTCTGGATCTTTGGTGGGCATTCATCTGCCAATGAGGCTCCTAACATGTACAG GTTATGTATAGTTTTTCTTGCGATTAGTTGTATTGGATATGCAATGCCCTTCATTCTATGTGCCACGATCTGCTGTTGCCTGCCTTGTATTATTTCTGTCCTTGGGTTTAGAGAGGACCTATCACAGACCAGAGGTGCCACGTCCGAATCCATAAATGCTTTACCTACTTACAAGTTCAAGGTGAAGAAAAGTAGAAATGGTGATGGTAGGGAAATAAACTTGGGTGCCGGAGAAGGTGGTGTTGTGGCTGCCGGAACCGAAAAGGAACGTGTCATCTCTGGAGAAGATGCA ATCTGCTGCATTTGTTTGGCGAAATACGCAAACAATGATGAGTTAAGGGAGTTGCCATGTTCTCATTTCATGCACAAGGAATGTGTTGACAAATGGCTTAAGATCAATGCTTCCTGCCCTCTTTGCAAGAGCGAGGTTGGTGAGAACTTACTGGACGCAATCTCGGGTACAAGTGCCACCATCTTGAGTTCTCTCTCTGGACCGAATGATAACCAGCGACGAGGAGAGAGGAGGACTGGTAACGGTTATACCAGCTCCAGCTCCAGCTCCAGCTCcatgttttaa
- the LOC107907280 gene encoding E3 ubiquitin-protein ligase At1g12760 isoform X2: MDVCSLELHSENQTETCPLLMERSDNFSEHAIDILTSSDTSSNLSRETTSNGLDVFQREDRLSSSTRVIGSQPSTSSSNGTNSRTPSVVRRGEARRRRSPLNSGLWISIELVLTVSQIVASVIVLALSRNEHPRTPLFAWIVGYASGCVATLPLLYWRYRHRNQASEQDSAQHRNTSRINVPAGPFSLSVTRTTDGADHHNATTNSRGGQSAGVSSARIKALVEYFKMVLDCFFAVWFVVGNVWIFGGHSSANEAPNMYRLCIVFLAISCIGYAMPFILCATICCCLPCIISVLGFREDLSQTRGATSESINALPTYKFKVKKSRNGDGREINLGAGEGGVVAAGTEKERVISGEDAIHTDTTALLGFYTDLLHLFGEIRKQ; this comes from the exons ATGGATGTTTGCTCTTTGGAACTGCATTCCGAAAATCAAACTGAGACCTGTCCATTGTTAATGGAGCGATCAGACAACTTTAGTGAACATGCTATTGACATACTGACGAGTAGTGATACTTCATCAAACTTGTCTCGTGAAACAACTTCGAATGGTTTGGATGTCTTCCAGCGTGAAGACAGACTTTCTAGTAGTACAAGAGTGATAGGTTCTCAACCTTCAACATCTTCTTCCAATGGCACAAACTCAAGAACCCCTTCTGTCGTCAGGAGAGGGGAAGCCCGTCGCCGTCGGAGTCCATTGAATTCTGGTTTGTGGATTTCTATTGAACTAGTTCTTACAGTGAGCCAGATTGTAGCATCTGTTATTGTCCTGGCTTTGTCAAGGAATGAGCATCCCCGTACTCCGTTGTTTGCATGGATTGTGGGTTATGCTTCTGGATGTGTAGCAACCCTCCCTCTTCTTTATTGGCGTTATCGGCATCGTAACCAGGCTTCTGAGCAAGACTCAGCTCAACATCGCAACACTTCACGCATTAATGTCCCTGCCGGACCCTTTTCTCTCTCTGTCACTAGGACTACTGATGGGGCTGATCATCATAATGCAACTACAAATAGTAGAGGTGGTCAAAGTGCAGGAGTTTCAAGTGCAAG AATTAAGGCACTAGTTGAATACTTCAAAATGGTTTTAGATTGCTTCTTTGCTGTTTGGTTTGTGGTTGGCAATGTCTGGATCTTTGGTGGGCATTCATCTGCCAATGAGGCTCCTAACATGTACAG GTTATGTATAGTTTTTCTTGCGATTAGTTGTATTGGATATGCAATGCCCTTCATTCTATGTGCCACGATCTGCTGTTGCCTGCCTTGTATTATTTCTGTCCTTGGGTTTAGAGAGGACCTATCACAGACCAGAGGTGCCACGTCCGAATCCATAAATGCTTTACCTACTTACAAGTTCAAGGTGAAGAAAAGTAGAAATGGTGATGGTAGGGAAATAAACTTGGGTGCCGGAGAAGGTGGTGTTGTGGCTGCCGGAACCGAAAAGGAACGTGTCATCTCTGGAGAAGATGCA ATACATACTGATACAACGGCACTGCTGGGATTTTATACAGATCTGCTGCATTTGTTTGGCGAAATACGCAAACAATGA
- the LOC107902842 gene encoding uncharacterized protein, which produces MSNDLVSQQLSMPGNQMARLESISSKMDASMSVGLMGFGINESLQHQIPSNMPIGQMGSISNGLGSQFSSMPNQQGGNIESQTYTQLPQQQQGGNIKSQTYTQLPQQQQGGNVEYQTYTQLPQQQQGGNIESQTYTQLQQQEQGGNIESQTYTQPPQQYLMANKQVGKMTPTMLDSPRPHQLSTLNKRKAPMEPISPNSIPQKLSLPNKRVAQTEHRPWLQPMSAPSQSPVQMQSVSNSPGSQLSPASNKRLVPSKSGSSAPRNQPAQTRPSPRVQAESSESVRSKMRESLAGALALVSQQQGENATPEKNSNGEAMGSPLKREEGSHPVDSGSGNSDAVHSISAEPQGIMRSNQGSSTDGNNSDTTQTLQYDRQQLQSSNLLPDEDVPFSDNIFARDELLQGNGLSWVLEPEIDMARKKELEMDGKQIPDNENVEKNELEQLLPSPEELAYQIEAELFKLFGGVNKKYKEKGRSLLFNLKDRNNPELRERVVSGEIPPERLCSMSAEELASKELSQWRQAKAEELAQMVILPDVEVDIRRLVRKTHKGEFQVEVEQTDSSSVEVSAGTSVTRRPKTDAKQAPRNNKTVAKEHESNAVGEKNKLEDPNLTITIPSSEGPDPMQGLMGEDELKDADFLPPIVSLDEFMQSLDSEPPFENLPGDAGKATSTSDKDDSEAGYDSKSSGRASQDPPETVPDKPVNTGSSNLKSDSDVKPNDTTTKTETVASVATLKGERVWEGMLQLNVSSMTSVVCLFKSGEKTSTKDWPSLVEIKGRVRLEAFERFLQELPMSRSRAVMVVHVVCKEGATESDHASLVEAADSYILDERVGFAEPGAGVEIYFCPPYTKTLEMVTRILPKDQPQPLNAIDNGLIGVVVWRRAQLISPNSTSHHKHNTKKQQHFTSSSRKPHDKDDAISNVNSNFLSKTHVGPPLHSLPPPDDDDDDDVPPGFGPAASRDEDDLPEFNFSGGSNPSGPKYPAGYQSQRVGMAPHLHSQTPSRPVDQMRELIQKYGQPNSNAPVGVPIQQWNDDDDDDDIPEWQPQTSQQQHLQPPPSKVRRFQQPMHAPQQLPHQALPAMHVQGQQGNWWVPPPGSPSPGQPFVNGAQFYGATVGTGQPAWRKDAPNSRGF; this is translated from the exons ATGTCCAACGATCTGGTATCTCAGCAGTTGTCGATGCCTGGTAACCAAATGGCTCGGCTAGAATCAATTTCCAGCAAAATGGATGCATCTATGTCCGTGGGATTGATGGGATTTGGGATCAATGAATCTTTACAGCACCAGATACCTTCAAATATGCCTATTGGACAGATGGGATCCATATCAAATGGTCTTGGGTCGCAGTTTTCCTCGATGCCGAACCAGCAAGGCGGAAACATCGAATCTCAAACATACACTCAGCTACCACAACAGCAGCAAGGTGGTAACATCAAATCCCAAACATATACTCAACTACCACAACAGCAGCAAGGTGGAAACGTTGAATACCAAACATATACTCAGCTGCCACAACAACAGCAAGGAGGAAACATTGAATCCCAAACTTATACTCAGCTACAACAACAGGAGCAAGGTGGAAACATTGAATCCCAAACATATACTCAGCCTCCACAACAGTACTTAATGGCTAATAAGCAAGTAGGAAAAATGACTCCCACAATGTTGGATAGCCCAAGGCCCCATCAATTATCAACTTTGAACAAGCGCAAAGCCCCAATGGAACCAATTTCTCCTAATTCTATTCCACAAAAGTTATCTTTGCCAAACAAACGAGTGGCACAAACGGAACACAGGCCTTGGCTGCAACCAATGTCTGCACCTAGTCAAAGTCCTGTACAGATGCAGTCAGTTTCCAACTCACCAGGTTCACAGCTTTCTCCAGCATCTAATAAGAGATTGGTTCCAAGTAAATCAGGGTCATCAGCTCCAAGGAATCAGCCTGCACAGACGCGCCCGTCACCAAGGGTTCAGGCGGAGTCATCTGAATCTGTGAGGTCCAAGATGCGGGAGTCTTTAGCTGGTGCACTAGCCTTGGTATCTCAGCAGCAAGGTGAAAATGCAACACCGGAGAAGAATTCCAATGGTGAAGCCATGGGTTCCCCATTGAAGCGAGAAGAGGGTTCTCACCCTGTTGATTCTGGTTCTGGTAATTCAGATGCTGTTCACTCTATATCTGCAGAACCTCAGGGGATAATGCGCTCCAATCAGGGTAGTTCTACTGATGGAAATAATAGTGATACTACGCAAACTTTGCAATATGATAGGCAGCAATTACAATCGAGCAATCTGTTACCCGATGAGGATGTTCCATTTAGTGACAACATTTTTGCTAGAGATGAACTTTTACAGGGAAATGGCCTTTCTTGGGTATTAGAACCTGAAATAGACATGGCAAGGAAAAAGGAATtggaaatggatggaaaacaaatCCCAGATAATGAAAACGTTGAAAAAAATGAATTAGAGCAATTATTACCATCTCCAGAGGAGTTGGCATATCAAATTGAAGCAGAACTCTTTAAACTATTTGGAGGTGTGAATAAAAAGTATAAGGAGAAGGGTAGGTCTCTATTGTTTAATTTAAAGGATCGTAACAACCCTGAACTCAGGGAAAGAGTTGTGTCTGGCGAAATTCCCCCAGAGCGATTATGTTCAATGAGTGCTGAGGAGCTGGCTTCTAAAGAGCTTTCACAGTGGCGACAAgccaaagctgaagagcttgctcaaatggtaattttgcctgaTGTAGAAGTTGATATTAGGCGCCTGGTGAGGAAAACACATAAGGGTGAATTTCAAGTAGAGGTTGAACAAACTGACAGTTCTTCAGTGGAAGTTTCTGCTGGAACTTCAGTTACTCGGCGacctaaaactgatgcaaaacaaGCTCCTAGGAATAATAAAACTGTTGCAAAGGAACATGAATCAAATGCCGTAGGTGAAAAAAATAAGCTAGAAGACCCAAATCTTACCATTACCATTCCTTCAAGTGAGGGTCCTGATCCAATGCAAGGGTTGATGGGAGAAGATGAATTGAAGGATGCGGATTTTCTTCCTCCAATTGTTTCCCTTGATGAGTTCATGCAATCTCTTGATTCAGAGCCACCATTTGAGAATTTACCTGGTGATGCTGGAAAGGCAACATCCACTTCTGACAAGGACGATTCAGAAGCTGGATATGACTCAAAGTCTTCTGGTCGAGCTTCACAAGATCCTCCTGAAACTGTGCCTGATAAACCCGTAAACACTGGTTCAAGTAATCTGAAATCTGATTCAGATGTCAAGCCGAATGACACTACTACGAAAACAGAAACTGTAGCTTCTGTAGCCACTTTGAAGGGTGAACGTGTCTGGGAAGGGATGCTGCAGCTGAATGTCTCATCCATGACTTCTGTTGTTTGTCTTTTTAAGAG TGGTGAAAAAACTAGCACAAAGGATTGGCCTAGCCTTGTTGAAATCAAGGGCAGAGTTAGACTTGAAGCGTTCGAGAGGTTCCTCCAAGAGCTTCCAATGTCCCGGAGTCGGGCTGTTATG GTGGTGCATGTTGTATGCAAAGAGGGAGCAACCGAGAGTGATCATGCGAGCCTTGTTGAG GCGGCTGATTCATATATTTTGGATGAGAGAGTGGGTTTTGCTGAACCTGGCGCTGGTGTTGAAATTTATTTTTGCCCTCCATACACGAAAACACTTGAAATGGTGACCAGGATCCTACCAAAGGATCAACCTCAGCCTCTTAATGCTATTGATAATGGTCTAATTGGTGTTGTTGTATGGAGAAGAGCTCAATTAATTTCACCCAACTCAACTTCACACCATAAACATAACACCAAAAAGCAACAGCACTTCACTTCTAGTTCTAGGAAACCTCACGATAAGGATGATGCTATTTCTAATGTGAATTCTAATTTCCTATCAAAAACCCATGTCGGACCTCCTCTCCATTCTTTACCTCCtcctgatgatgatgatgatgatgatgtaccCCCGGGATTTGGCCCTGCTGCATCCCGGGATGAGGATGATCTACCTGAGTTCAATTTCTCTGGTGGCTCGAACCCATCAGGGCCAAAATACCCTGCTGGATACCAATCCCAGCGAGTAGGGATGGCTCCTCATTTACATTCTCAAACACCATCTCGTCCTGTTGATCAAATGAGGGAGCTGATACAAAAGTATGGGCAACCAAATAGTAATGCACCCGTAGGGGTTCCGATCCAACAGTGGAatgatgatgatgacgatgatgatATACCTGAATGGCAGCCTCAAACATCCCAACAGCAGCATCTGCAGCCTCCACCAAGCAAGGTTCGTCGTTTTCAACAGCCCATGCATGCACCTCAGCAGTTACCCCATCAGGCATTACCAGCTATGCATGTTCAAGGTCAACAGGGAAATTGGTGGGTTCCTCCACCTGGTTCTCCTTCCCCAGGTCAACCATTTGTTAATGGAGCGCAATTTTACGGAGCGACAGTAGGAACTGGGCAACCTGCCTGGCGAAAAGATGCTCCCAATAGTAGGGGCTTTTAG
- the LOC107907281 gene encoding dnaJ homolog subfamily B member 4 — protein MGVDYYNVLKVEKNATDDDLKKSYRKLAMKWHPDKNPNDKKEAETKFKQISEAYEVLSDPQKRAVYDQYGEEGLKDMPPPGSSRPPFGKGTGGPNGFNPRNAEDIFAEFFGSSPFGLGSSGPTRSARFHSDGAKFGGFNSTDNIFRSHNEATAPRKPPPVESKLPCSLEELYTGSTRKMKISRTVVNAAGRQVQESEILTVDVKPGWKKGTKITFPDKGNEQPNQLPADLVFVIDEKPHDLYKRDGNDLVVNQRVLLAEALGGTTVNLVTLDGRNLSLPVTDIISPGYELVIAREGMPIAKETGNRGDLRIKFEVKFPTKLTPEQREGLKRALVGVK, from the exons ATGGGGGTGGATTATTATAATGTATTGAAGGTGGAGAAGAATGCAACAGATGATGATCTAAAGAAATCATACAGGAAATTGGCAATGAAATGGCATCCTGACAAGAACCCTAATGATAAAAAAGAAGCAGAAACCAAATTCAAGCAGATCTCTGAAGCCTATGAG GTCTTGAGTGACCCTCAAAAGCGAGCAGTTTATGATCAGTATGGTGAAGAAGGATTGAAAGACATGCCACCACCAGGCAGCAGCAGGCCGCCTTTCGGAAAGGGCACCGGTGGGCCAAATGGGTTTAATCCTAGGAATGCAGAGGACATCTTCGCAGAGTTCTTTGGAAGTAGTCCTTTCGGGTTGGGGTCATCAGGACCTACTAGGTCTGCTAGATTCCACTCTGATGGAGCAAAGTTTGGAGGATTTAATTCGACTGACAACATTTTTCGAAGTCACAATGAAGCAACTGCACCCAGGAAACCTCCCCCAGTTGAGAGTAAATTGCCTTGCAGCCTTGAGGAGCTGTACACTGGATCAACTAGGAAGATGAAGATTTCTAGAACTGTTGTCAATGCTGCAGG GCGACAAGTACAGGAATCAGAGATATTAACCGTTGATGTGAAGCCGGGGTGGAAAAAAGGAACAAAGATAACATTCCCGGATAAAGGAAATGAGCAGCCAAATCAGCTTCCAGCAGATCTTGTATTCGTAATTGATGAGAAACCCCATGATTTATACAAAAGAGATGGCAACGACCTTGTCGTTAACCAAAGGGTGTTACTAGCAGAGGCACTTGGGGGTACAACAGTAAATCTGGTTACTCTCGATGGTCGTAACTTGTCGTTGCCTGTGACCGATATTATCAGCCCAGGTTATGAGCTCGTCATTGCTAGGGAAGGAATGCCAATTGCAAAGGAGACAGGTAATAGGGGTGATCTTAGGATCAAATTTGAGGTGAAGTTCCCTACAAAGTTGACACCAGAGCAAAGAGAAGGACTGAAACGAGCTCTAGTGGGGGTGAAGTAG